From a single Collibacillus ludicampi genomic region:
- a CDS encoding sugar ABC transporter ATP-binding protein, translating into MIALRCQNIKKSFGSVVALSNATLSVEKGEIRALLGGNGSGKSTLARILGGAIKPDEGQIELYEKPCALRSPAYSKRQGIVITSQELSLFTNLSVEMNLLMCNIPKRLGLFTDHKELREKALFILKEMQLDHLLGKKVSDLSPNQQYLIEFAKALIQKPKILIVDEITSALYREEVEIVKTMLRYLKNEGASVLFISHRMSEIYSICDSVTVMRNGETIETVGIEEKDQNELLSMMSGREVVDKFPLIHSIENESNISEHPVLSVPELYLTQFKTRIKLDIRPGEFVGIAGLQGHGQSDLVRTLFGMKGTVNLYINGVKKHIASPRHAVNEGLAFISGDREHEGVFAGRSLSENLSAVKKLVMKQKNIDEKQLLHEYGVKFDTPKQPIKTLSGGNQQKVVIGRWIITKPLILLADDPTKGIDVQARLDVHRIMCDLIKEGSSVIFVSSDDEELVQLSRMAPMSRILVMYEGEIVRILSGSEISTENIVSASILRGA; encoded by the coding sequence ATGATCGCTCTTCGCTGTCAAAATATCAAGAAATCTTTTGGCTCTGTCGTAGCCCTGTCAAATGCGACATTATCTGTGGAAAAAGGAGAAATTCGAGCGCTCTTAGGTGGAAATGGATCAGGTAAAAGTACATTGGCAAGGATTCTTGGAGGAGCTATTAAACCCGATGAAGGACAGATTGAACTTTACGAAAAACCTTGTGCGCTTCGTTCTCCTGCTTATTCCAAACGGCAAGGGATTGTAATCACTTCGCAAGAACTTAGTTTGTTTACTAATTTATCAGTAGAAATGAATCTTTTAATGTGTAACATCCCAAAACGGTTGGGCCTCTTTACCGATCATAAAGAGTTGAGGGAGAAGGCATTATTCATTCTGAAAGAAATGCAACTGGATCATTTATTGGGTAAAAAGGTAAGTGATCTTTCTCCCAATCAACAATATCTCATTGAGTTTGCAAAAGCGCTGATACAAAAGCCGAAAATTTTAATTGTAGACGAAATTACCTCTGCTCTTTATCGAGAAGAAGTAGAAATTGTAAAAACAATGCTTCGCTATCTAAAAAATGAAGGAGCTTCTGTTTTATTTATTTCTCATCGAATGTCGGAAATCTACTCGATTTGCGATTCAGTTACAGTAATGAGAAATGGGGAAACAATTGAAACGGTCGGTATAGAAGAAAAGGATCAAAATGAGCTCTTATCGATGATGAGTGGAAGAGAAGTGGTCGATAAGTTTCCGCTGATTCATTCTATAGAAAACGAGAGTAATATTTCGGAACATCCGGTTTTGTCAGTGCCTGAACTATATCTCACGCAATTTAAAACTCGCATTAAATTGGACATAAGACCTGGGGAATTTGTTGGCATCGCAGGTTTACAGGGTCATGGTCAATCGGACTTGGTAAGAACTCTTTTTGGAATGAAAGGTACTGTTAACCTTTACATTAATGGAGTTAAGAAACATATTGCATCCCCTCGTCATGCAGTGAATGAAGGCTTGGCATTTATTTCAGGAGATCGTGAGCATGAAGGTGTATTTGCAGGGAGATCTCTTTCCGAGAATCTTAGTGCGGTAAAAAAGCTTGTCATGAAGCAGAAGAATATCGACGAAAAACAGTTATTGCACGAGTATGGTGTCAAATTCGATACTCCAAAACAACCGATCAAAACATTGAGTGGAGGTAATCAACAAAAAGTCGTGATTGGTCGCTGGATCATTACAAAACCGCTCATATTATTGGCAGATGACCCTACGAAAGGAATCGATGTTCAAGCGCGACTTGATGTCCACCGTATTATGTGTGACTTAATTAAGGAAGGTTCCAGTGTGATATTTGTCTCAAGTGATGACGAAGAACTCGTTCAGCTTTCTCGGATGGCCCCAATGTCACGTATTCTGGTTATGTATGAAGGGGAAATTGTTCGAATTTTAAGTGGATCGGAAATTTCCACTGAAAATATTGTCTCAGCTTCAATACTGAGGGGTGCATGA
- a CDS encoding ABC transporter permease translates to MRILKWNLLPVFGLMIVFLILNIIITPGFLSLSSLAGFISSYAPLICVSIGSAVVMLGGGIDISLGAIVSLVNVMLITLFGKGWGMGAALGSALVVAILVGILNGFVIGFLRVNPLLATFSTSSVAAGLALWVMPTPGGQAPMDFVQLYNGLLFSIPTPVYFILIALVLWIFIKMTPAGIWLFALGRDERKAYVSAIPVQWMQFFTYVFAAFVSGIGAIALTGSVGSGDPLVGLPLSLNAIAACVIGGISLLGGSGEVMGAIFGAIFLGLVTTTVLAAQISPFYQDLLSGVIILMGVLGATWLRGKRTGLTY, encoded by the coding sequence ATGAGAATCCTTAAATGGAATTTACTTCCCGTTTTTGGTTTGATGATTGTTTTTCTCATTTTGAACATTATTATCACTCCGGGATTTTTATCTTTGTCTTCTTTGGCAGGATTTATTTCTTCCTATGCTCCACTCATTTGTGTATCGATAGGTTCAGCGGTTGTTATGCTTGGCGGTGGAATTGACATCTCCTTAGGGGCTATCGTGTCACTTGTGAACGTTATGTTGATTACCCTTTTTGGAAAAGGATGGGGGATGGGAGCAGCTTTGGGATCTGCTTTGGTAGTGGCAATACTAGTGGGAATCCTCAACGGATTCGTCATCGGGTTTCTACGTGTGAATCCACTTTTAGCAACTTTTTCCACATCCTCTGTGGCGGCTGGATTAGCGTTATGGGTTATGCCTACACCTGGGGGCCAGGCACCTATGGATTTTGTTCAATTATATAATGGATTATTATTTTCAATTCCTACGCCCGTTTATTTTATTTTGATTGCCTTAGTTTTATGGATCTTCATTAAAATGACACCCGCTGGTATTTGGCTTTTTGCATTAGGCCGGGATGAACGGAAGGCATATGTATCGGCTATTCCCGTACAATGGATGCAATTTTTCACTTATGTGTTCGCCGCATTTGTATCCGGCATAGGCGCAATTGCACTTACTGGGAGTGTCGGATCAGGAGATCCTCTGGTTGGATTACCTCTATCCTTGAATGCCATTGCTGCGTGTGTGATAGGTGGGATTTCTCTCTTGGGAGGAAGCGGCGAAGTAATGGGGGCAATTTTTGGAGCAATATTTTTGGGGCTGGTTACAACAACCGTTTTGGCGGCACAGATCTCACCATTTTATCAGGATCTATTATCCGGGGTAATCATTTTAATGGGTGTACTTGGAGCAACTTGGCTTAGAGGAAAGAGAACAGGTTTGACTTATTAA
- a CDS encoding ABC transporter substrate-binding protein: protein MKKNKLFSIATGALLVLSMLTACGTSTSTSSSGSGLQDKNTASNDKKKGFVIGFANGYFGNTWRSQFVEDVQKAAEKYKASGILKDLQVANSNADVSQQLSQLNTMINSGVDALMIDPVSATSLGPVIAKAKAKGILVVITNDPAAYPDTYAVVGNNDAFWRIQTQWIADQLHGKGNIVELTGLPGNTADNIRQQAAKDILSHYPDIKVLASVPGKWSESTAQSAMTTLLSTYKNIDGILEQDVMAEGVLQAYQNANQSPPIMTGDYTFGFLRKWSNMPNLNSIAVPYAPGVGVDALEVTINLLQGKKFKDGVLQPNPLDPNLKNAILVDPPYVVTKNAQPDAPWMKGLKFTKAISLDEAVKLGQGQPDNASLDASLTQEQVDSLFQ, encoded by the coding sequence ATGAAAAAGAATAAGCTGTTTTCCATAGCTACAGGTGCATTATTAGTACTATCGATGTTAACAGCTTGCGGAACTTCCACGTCAACTTCGAGTTCAGGGTCTGGATTACAAGATAAAAACACGGCCTCAAACGATAAAAAGAAAGGATTCGTCATTGGTTTTGCCAATGGATATTTCGGAAATACATGGCGATCGCAATTTGTTGAGGATGTTCAAAAGGCAGCCGAAAAGTATAAAGCTTCTGGAATTCTCAAAGACTTGCAAGTCGCAAATTCGAATGCAGATGTTTCGCAGCAACTAAGTCAGCTAAACACAATGATTAACAGTGGAGTAGACGCTTTGATGATCGATCCTGTGTCTGCCACTTCCCTTGGGCCGGTAATCGCAAAAGCGAAAGCGAAAGGAATCTTGGTCGTCATTACGAACGATCCTGCAGCTTATCCTGACACTTATGCTGTTGTTGGAAATAATGATGCCTTCTGGCGTATCCAAACCCAATGGATTGCCGATCAATTACATGGAAAAGGAAACATTGTAGAACTTACAGGTCTTCCTGGAAATACAGCCGATAATATTCGACAACAAGCAGCTAAGGACATATTAAGCCATTATCCAGATATAAAAGTCCTCGCATCTGTACCTGGTAAATGGTCTGAGTCAACAGCGCAATCAGCAATGACAACCTTACTCTCAACTTATAAGAACATCGATGGGATTTTGGAACAGGACGTAATGGCCGAAGGTGTTTTACAAGCCTATCAAAACGCGAATCAATCTCCTCCCATTATGACTGGGGACTATACGTTTGGATTTTTACGTAAGTGGTCAAATATGCCGAATTTAAATTCGATTGCCGTTCCATATGCACCTGGTGTTGGTGTTGATGCATTAGAAGTAACGATAAACTTGCTCCAGGGTAAGAAATTCAAAGATGGAGTTTTACAACCCAATCCGCTGGATCCAAATCTCAAGAATGCCATTTTAGTAGATCCACCCTATGTAGTGACAAAAAATGCACAACCTGATGCACCTTGGATGAAGGGGCTTAAATTTACCAAAGCTATCTCACTTGATGAAGCGGTTAAATTGGGACAAGGACAGCCTGATAACGCATCTCTTGATGCATCACTTACTCAAGAACAAGTGGATTCTTTATTTCAATAA
- a CDS encoding N-acyl homoserine lactonase family protein has translation MITTWKVMALKMGELSVEKSSLTYGRDVGKAITIPVWATAIFGDGYKILVDTGIHDKTWVEEHVCPCNLDSDEYIVEAIKQGLGWNPEDVNIVINTHLHYDHCGNNRLFKKARFIVQENEWKAAFNPIPSQQDIYLRELFDDHSVDYFSWKFVNDEAEILPGLKVFLTPGHSEGHQSVLVKTEEGTLCISGDVSNLLENIRENIPAGILTSTKEIYESMNKVRRLAQRILPGHEISIRKYQESNFPMIEKV, from the coding sequence ATGATAACTACATGGAAAGTCATGGCTCTTAAAATGGGGGAACTTTCTGTTGAAAAGTCTTCTTTGACTTACGGCAGAGACGTAGGAAAAGCAATCACTATTCCCGTATGGGCAACAGCCATTTTTGGAGACGGTTATAAAATTCTTGTAGATACGGGAATTCATGATAAGACCTGGGTTGAGGAACATGTATGTCCATGTAACCTGGATTCAGATGAATACATTGTCGAAGCTATTAAACAAGGACTTGGGTGGAACCCGGAAGATGTGAACATAGTCATAAACACACATCTCCACTATGACCATTGCGGAAACAATCGTTTATTTAAAAAGGCACGCTTCATTGTACAGGAAAACGAATGGAAAGCAGCTTTTAATCCAATTCCGAGTCAACAAGACATTTACTTGAGGGAATTATTTGATGACCACTCAGTTGATTATTTTAGTTGGAAGTTTGTTAATGATGAGGCAGAAATTCTCCCTGGACTGAAAGTGTTCCTTACACCTGGACATTCTGAGGGGCATCAGTCGGTACTTGTCAAAACAGAAGAAGGAACACTTTGTATTTCTGGGGATGTTTCGAATTTATTAGAAAACATACGAGAAAACATTCCTGCTGGGATTCTGACTAGTACAAAAGAAATATATGAAAGTATGAATAAAGTAAGGCGTCTTGCACAACGGATTTTACCTGGCCATGAAATAAGTATTCGAAAATATCAGGAAAGTAATTTTCCCATGATTGAAAAGGTTTGA
- a CDS encoding ABC transporter permease, producing MVELEQLSTQATQTSRDKKNTTRKWFNTIVRNNVYAPSIIVSLFLLILGQILSPGFASINNIGNILAIASILAIATVGQTLVILSGGEGIDLSVGAVMSMGALLGASFIGGKVSHLPFAIIILIVLGIVIGLINGIGIQCIGIPPLVMTLIMVSVINGITLAYTKGQPSGSIPNFLLDIGQPIIGPIRWLLVVAIITLVVWGLVLNKTTFGRTLFLVGSNRRAAQLCGIRVNRTVILTYVFSGVIGILAGLVLLGYSGNAQLQMANDYTLLSIAAVVIGGTKLSGGEGTLIGAALGAIVLTLLTNVLVASGMPAGVRQVVQGLTLLVILIAYSRAPKLRQ from the coding sequence ATGGTTGAGTTGGAGCAGCTGTCAACACAAGCAACGCAAACGTCAAGAGACAAAAAGAATACAACGAGAAAATGGTTCAACACAATAGTTCGTAATAATGTGTATGCACCATCAATTATTGTAAGTTTATTTCTTCTTATATTAGGGCAAATTTTAAGTCCAGGTTTTGCCTCTATAAATAACATTGGAAATATTCTTGCTATAGCAAGCATTTTAGCGATTGCTACAGTTGGTCAAACACTTGTTATTTTATCTGGTGGAGAGGGTATTGACCTATCGGTAGGGGCGGTAATGTCAATGGGGGCACTTCTGGGAGCGAGTTTTATTGGCGGAAAAGTCTCTCATTTGCCTTTCGCGATCATTATTCTTATAGTTCTCGGAATTGTTATTGGGCTCATCAATGGAATTGGGATCCAGTGTATTGGTATCCCGCCTTTAGTTATGACTCTTATCATGGTTTCAGTAATCAATGGAATTACCTTGGCGTACACAAAAGGACAGCCTTCAGGATCAATTCCGAATTTTCTCCTCGATATTGGGCAACCGATTATTGGCCCCATTCGTTGGCTATTAGTTGTTGCAATAATTACACTAGTTGTCTGGGGTCTGGTTCTTAACAAAACAACATTTGGCCGAACACTTTTTTTAGTGGGAAGTAACCGGCGGGCTGCCCAACTATGCGGAATTCGTGTGAATCGCACAGTCATTTTGACCTATGTATTCTCCGGAGTCATAGGTATTTTGGCTGGACTTGTGTTACTTGGGTATAGTGGTAATGCACAATTACAAATGGCAAATGACTATACGTTATTATCTATCGCTGCAGTTGTAATTGGGGGTACAAAATTGAGCGGTGGAGAAGGAACCTTAATTGGCGCGGCATTGGGTGCGATTGTCTTAACCTTGCTTACGAATGTGCTCGTTGCAAGTGGTATGCCGGCGGGGGTTCGACAAGTAGTGCAAGGTTTGACACTTTTAGTCATCCTGATCGCATATTCAAGAGCTCCGAAATTACGGCAATAA